In Bradyrhizobium sp. 1(2017), one DNA window encodes the following:
- a CDS encoding ABC transporter permease, with protein MNHRAIRAIYLFEMARTWRTLLQSIVSPVVSTSLYFVVFGAAIGSRISEVEGVSYGTFIVPGLIMLSVLTQSIANASFGIYFPKFTGTVYEILSAPISYFEIVIGYVGAAATKSIILGLIILATAGLFVPLHVHHPIWMLAFLVLTAVTFSLFGFIIGIWADGFEKLQMIPMLVVTPLTFLGGSFYSIDMLPPAWRTVALLNPVVYLVSGFRWSFYEIADVSIAVSVGMTVAFLAICLAIIWWIFRTGYRLKN; from the coding sequence ATGAATCACCGCGCCATCCGCGCCATCTATCTGTTCGAAATGGCGCGCACCTGGCGCACGCTGCTGCAGAGCATCGTCTCGCCGGTGGTCTCGACCTCGCTGTATTTCGTGGTGTTCGGCGCCGCGATCGGCTCGCGCATCAGCGAGGTCGAGGGCGTCAGCTACGGCACCTTCATCGTGCCGGGCCTGATCATGCTCTCGGTGCTCACCCAGAGCATCGCCAACGCCTCGTTCGGCATCTACTTTCCGAAATTCACCGGTACGGTCTACGAGATCCTGTCGGCGCCGATCTCCTATTTCGAGATCGTCATCGGCTATGTCGGCGCTGCCGCGACCAAGTCGATCATTCTGGGCCTGATCATCCTGGCAACGGCCGGGCTGTTCGTGCCGCTGCACGTTCACCATCCGATCTGGATGCTGGCCTTCCTGGTGCTGACGGCGGTGACGTTCAGCCTGTTCGGCTTCATCATCGGCATCTGGGCCGACGGCTTCGAGAAGCTGCAGATGATCCCGATGCTGGTGGTGACGCCGCTGACCTTTCTCGGCGGCAGCTTCTACTCCATCGACATGCTGCCGCCCGCCTGGCGCACGGTCGCGCTGCTCAATCCGGTCGTCTACCTGGTCTCGGGTTTCCGCTGGAGCTTCTACGAGATTGCGGATGTCAGCATCGCCGTCAGCGTCGGCATGACCGTGGCGTTCCTGGCGATCTGCCTGGCGATCATCTGGTGGATTTTCCGGACCGGGTATCGGCTGAAGAATTGA